One genomic window of Actinoalloteichus hoggarensis includes the following:
- a CDS encoding TetR/AcrR family transcriptional regulator: MPAAGLDRAAVVRAALDIAAEGGFASMSMRVLAERLAVTPMAIYRYVENREALNRLVADEAGKLIRPRLDPAAPWHRNARAWAHAQRSGLRRFPGLAAWLTANGPAGEQAYRLLDDLAEGMVRARFDDETAARTCALIMSWVFSRVSVEDAADARARQAMPDRARAFVSGLSTVDPARYPAAARVGDRFFTLGMDTVFESGLDALLDGCRHRAGESIESEAGSPPAGAG; this comes from the coding sequence ATGCCTGCTGCCGGCCTGGACCGGGCCGCCGTCGTCCGGGCGGCGCTGGACATCGCGGCCGAGGGGGGCTTCGCCTCGATGTCCATGCGGGTGCTCGCCGAGCGGCTCGCGGTGACGCCGATGGCGATCTACCGCTATGTCGAGAACCGGGAGGCGCTCAATCGGCTCGTGGCCGACGAGGCGGGGAAGCTCATCCGACCGCGTCTCGACCCGGCCGCTCCCTGGCATCGCAATGCGCGCGCCTGGGCCCACGCGCAGCGGAGCGGCCTCCGCCGGTTCCCCGGGTTGGCGGCGTGGTTGACGGCGAACGGCCCTGCTGGTGAACAGGCCTACCGACTGCTCGACGACCTCGCGGAAGGCATGGTGCGAGCCCGGTTCGACGACGAGACGGCTGCCCGGACCTGCGCCCTGATCATGAGCTGGGTCTTCTCCCGCGTCAGCGTCGAGGACGCGGCGGATGCCCGTGCGCGGCAGGCCATGCCGGACCGGGCGCGCGCATTCGTGTCCGGACTGTCCACCGTCGACCCCGCTCGATATCCGGCCGCCGCCCGCGTCGGCGACCGCTTCTTCACGCTCGGCATGGACACCGTCTTCGAGAGCGGTCTGGACGCACTGCTCGACGGCTGTCGGCATCGTGCGGGCGAGTCGATCGAGTCGGAGGCCGGGTCGCCCCCGGCGGGTGCCGGATGA
- a CDS encoding ABC transporter ATP-binding protein, giving the protein MTLLRPVRGTLAVAVVLQALAAALTVIPLIMVSEIGMVLLDRSSDTTVWPSVAVGVAATIAALLLSAAANLMSHLADNRLQHHLRGGMAERLSRVPLGRLLADGPTRFGKVLHDDVHSLHHLVAHALLDIVSLVVTPLTALVYLLLIDWRLALISMIPLLLGVVLFARAMSGSADQFADYARAQQEINAGVSEFVDGIAVVKTFGAHRRAHRRFLAAADAFHDFFSTWAGRTTTITAASQSVVSAPAVLILVMCAGAVMIIAGWMPAAAIVPFALLAPPLAAPMATIGTRLQNLRGGMSAARAVTELLNEPVLPAPSGPGRIEGTEVRVKEVSFAYRADADDVLRGVSLDLRPGTVTALVGPSGAGKSTLAMLVARFHDVTAGSITLGGTDVRDLDTTTLYRNIGFVFQDVALLRTSVLENIRLGRPEATEAEVRAAAEAARIHERILAAPRGYDSVIGTELRLSGGEAQRLSIARALLADTPLLILDEATALADPHAEAQIQDALSALTAHRTLLVIAHRLSTITRADQILVLDEGRVVERGRHDDLLAARGRYARMWQAQQRPASVPDPIRVAAPGSAQADEELST; this is encoded by the coding sequence ATGACGCTGCTGAGACCGGTGCGCGGCACGCTCGCCGTCGCGGTGGTGCTGCAGGCACTGGCCGCCGCGCTCACGGTGATTCCGCTCATCATGGTGTCCGAGATCGGCATGGTGCTGCTCGACCGGAGCTCCGACACGACCGTGTGGCCGTCGGTGGCCGTCGGCGTGGCGGCGACGATCGCGGCCCTGCTCCTGTCCGCCGCCGCCAACCTCATGAGTCACCTCGCGGACAACAGACTCCAACACCACCTCCGCGGCGGGATGGCCGAGCGATTGAGTCGGGTGCCGCTCGGACGTCTGCTGGCCGACGGGCCCACGCGGTTCGGCAAGGTCCTGCACGATGACGTGCACAGCCTGCACCACCTGGTCGCACACGCACTGCTCGACATCGTGTCCCTGGTGGTCACGCCGCTGACCGCCCTGGTCTATCTCCTCCTGATCGACTGGCGGCTGGCGCTGATCAGCATGATCCCGCTGCTTCTCGGCGTCGTCCTCTTCGCGCGGGCGATGAGCGGATCCGCGGACCAGTTCGCCGACTACGCCCGTGCGCAGCAGGAGATCAACGCGGGGGTGTCGGAGTTCGTCGACGGCATCGCCGTGGTGAAGACCTTCGGCGCGCACCGCCGCGCGCACCGACGCTTCCTCGCCGCCGCCGATGCCTTCCACGACTTCTTCAGCACGTGGGCGGGACGGACCACGACGATCACGGCCGCGTCGCAGTCGGTGGTCTCCGCGCCCGCGGTGCTCATCCTCGTGATGTGCGCCGGAGCCGTGATGATCATCGCCGGCTGGATGCCCGCCGCCGCGATCGTGCCCTTCGCCTTGCTGGCGCCGCCTCTGGCGGCCCCGATGGCGACGATCGGAACGCGACTGCAGAACCTGCGGGGCGGAATGTCGGCGGCACGGGCCGTGACCGAGCTCCTGAACGAGCCCGTTCTCCCGGCCCCCTCGGGGCCGGGGCGGATCGAGGGAACGGAGGTCCGGGTCAAGGAGGTGAGCTTCGCCTACCGAGCGGACGCCGACGACGTGCTGCGCGGCGTGAGCCTGGACCTGCGCCCCGGCACGGTCACCGCGCTCGTCGGCCCCTCCGGGGCGGGCAAGTCGACGCTGGCGATGCTGGTGGCGCGCTTCCACGACGTCACCGCGGGCTCGATCACCCTGGGCGGCACCGACGTCCGAGATCTCGACACCACGACGCTGTACCGCAACATCGGCTTCGTCTTCCAGGACGTGGCGCTGCTGCGCACCTCGGTGCTGGAGAACATCCGACTGGGCCGACCAGAGGCGACCGAGGCCGAGGTGCGTGCGGCGGCGGAGGCGGCGCGGATCCACGAGCGGATCCTCGCCGCGCCTCGCGGATACGACTCCGTGATCGGCACCGAGCTGCGCCTCTCCGGTGGCGAGGCACAGCGCCTCTCCATCGCCCGCGCACTGCTCGCGGACACGCCGCTGCTCATCCTGGACGAGGCCACCGCACTGGCGGACCCGCATGCGGAGGCTCAGATCCAGGACGCGCTGTCCGCGCTCACCGCGCATCGGACGCTGCTCGTGATCGCGCATCGGCTCTCCACGATCACCCGGGCGGATCAGATCCTCGTGCTCGACGAGGGCCGTGTCGTCGAGCGAGGCCGCCACGACGATCTGCTCGCCGCGCGCGGCCGGTACGCGCGGATGTGGC
- a CDS encoding ABC transporter substrate-binding protein, with product MVELDRRRFLGLGAFTAAVLASGLAGCGTAAPAPTTGRLRAAFPGGGAGETLNYLVGPTALDFVRARLVHAALGMIDVTEADGVRYGALESIDISDDLMTYTLRVRPNITFTDGSPLTSDDILYSLRAPALLQGLPFTQIVGRDFDLDAAAIEDDHTLILPTRHPVADGRLLLCQSMLAIKAGTTEFTIDTPSCGPFVISAFQAGQETLLTRNPDYFGAVIGDEPTLDEIQLLSIADDDARAAALTGGQADFISGITPALARNLDGTEGVHVTTGELPYASYLRFTMNPNFEPFADVRVRQAFKLAVDRQAIVDNVYYGRAYVGNDVPALGFPTYHSALEQRAYDPDAARDLVEQAGHSGMSVELTVGPELPGMVETATLIVENLRSIGVDAVLVELPAGQLFADYEAYTALPFAAGYNPAALFEPNHTPGVLPEVDALVITARGGATAEERLTASHQAQQLLWADGNQIGPVFVPGIDAAVDAVSGVRDQQFPDLTIARLTA from the coding sequence GTGGTTGAACTCGATCGTCGTCGCTTTCTCGGGCTGGGCGCCTTCACGGCCGCCGTCCTCGCATCCGGGCTCGCCGGATGCGGCACGGCCGCACCCGCACCGACCACTGGCCGGCTACGCGCGGCGTTCCCCGGCGGAGGCGCGGGCGAGACACTGAACTATCTGGTCGGGCCCACGGCGCTGGACTTCGTCCGCGCCCGGCTGGTCCACGCCGCCCTCGGGATGATCGACGTCACCGAGGCGGACGGGGTGCGGTACGGTGCGCTGGAGTCCATCGACATCAGCGACGACCTGATGACGTACACGCTGCGCGTGCGTCCGAACATCACCTTCACCGACGGCTCACCCCTGACCTCCGACGACATCCTCTACTCGCTGCGCGCCCCGGCGCTGCTCCAAGGGCTGCCGTTCACCCAGATCGTCGGGCGCGACTTCGACCTCGACGCCGCCGCGATCGAAGACGACCACACGCTGATCCTTCCCACCCGGCACCCCGTCGCGGACGGCAGGCTGCTGCTGTGTCAGAGCATGTTGGCGATCAAGGCGGGCACCACGGAGTTCACGATCGACACCCCCTCGTGCGGACCGTTCGTGATCTCGGCCTTCCAGGCAGGACAGGAGACCCTGCTGACCCGCAACCCCGACTACTTCGGAGCGGTCATCGGCGACGAACCGACACTCGACGAGATCCAGCTCCTCTCGATCGCCGACGACGACGCCAGGGCCGCGGCGCTCACCGGAGGGCAGGCCGACTTCATCAGCGGCATCACTCCCGCGCTGGCGCGCAACCTCGACGGCACCGAGGGTGTGCACGTGACGACCGGCGAACTGCCCTACGCCTCCTACCTGCGATTCACGATGAACCCGAACTTCGAGCCGTTCGCTGACGTCCGGGTCCGGCAGGCCTTCAAACTCGCCGTCGACCGGCAGGCCATCGTGGACAACGTCTACTACGGCCGGGCGTACGTCGGAAACGACGTCCCCGCCCTGGGATTCCCCACCTACCACTCGGCGCTCGAACAACGGGCCTACGACCCGGACGCGGCACGGGACCTGGTGGAACAGGCCGGTCACAGCGGCATGAGCGTCGAGCTGACCGTCGGCCCCGAACTACCCGGAATGGTCGAGACCGCGACGCTGATCGTCGAGAACCTCAGATCCATCGGGGTCGACGCCGTTCTCGTCGAGCTGCCCGCGGGACAGCTGTTCGCCGACTACGAGGCCTATACGGCGCTGCCCTTCGCCGCGGGGTACAACCCGGCCGCGCTCTTCGAGCCGAATCACACGCCGGGAGTGCTGCCCGAGGTCGACGCCCTGGTGATCACCGCGCGTGGCGGAGCGACGGCGGAGGAACGGCTGACGGCCTCGCACCAGGCACAACAGCTGCTGTGGGCGGACGGGAACCAGATCGGACCGGTGTTCGTCCCGGGCATCGACGCCGCCGTCGACGCGGTGAGCGGCGTACGAGACCAGCAGTTCCCCGACTTGACGATCGCACGCCTGACGGCATGA
- a CDS encoding ferric reductase-like transmembrane domain-containing protein, whose product MPTRPEPRRRPNETTTDPSVSTGEGRGRSGRAPSGFAADLRGSALDLGIALLITASVFVFLYLRVRAGHSDTVSVIPYMADADRYWVYFLSQAFGWSALLWAYLAVVLGLLVSGPRPGWLRWQPARIERLHRTTSLSVLSLTAAHALLYAVQVVRDRAPAAWGERILAAFVRAFVPGGHDGSTGWIAMPIGQAAFYLAIPLGLAYYFRRRIGARAWRVLHRFIIVVYALSVWHTLLYSTNVWYEGWPRTVLWLLQVPIALLLLWRLIRPARRGERLDMAAERQGLLPAWSRLAGRILVAVIAVLLIVVAVTGLDGGRLRPEHGGEVHDHADPHEHEDSG is encoded by the coding sequence ATGCCGACCAGACCCGAACCGAGGAGAAGACCGAACGAGACGACCACTGATCCGAGCGTGTCCACAGGCGAGGGGCGCGGGCGCTCCGGCCGTGCGCCGTCCGGATTCGCCGCCGACCTGCGAGGCTCCGCCCTCGACCTCGGCATCGCCCTGCTCATCACCGCGTCGGTGTTCGTGTTCCTCTACCTTCGCGTACGCGCGGGCCACTCGGACACCGTGTCCGTGATCCCCTACATGGCCGACGCCGACCGGTACTGGGTCTACTTCCTCAGTCAGGCCTTCGGCTGGTCCGCGCTGCTCTGGGCCTATCTCGCCGTCGTCCTGGGACTCCTGGTCTCAGGTCCCCGGCCGGGGTGGCTGCGCTGGCAGCCCGCCAGGATCGAACGCCTGCATCGCACCACCAGCCTCAGCGTGCTCAGCCTGACGGCGGCCCATGCGTTGCTGTACGCCGTGCAGGTGGTCCGCGACAGGGCGCCCGCCGCGTGGGGTGAACGCATCCTCGCCGCCTTCGTCCGAGCCTTCGTGCCTGGTGGACATGACGGCAGCACCGGCTGGATCGCGATGCCGATCGGGCAGGCCGCGTTCTACCTCGCGATCCCGCTCGGCCTGGCGTACTACTTCCGCAGGCGGATCGGGGCCAGGGCCTGGCGGGTCCTGCACCGGTTCATCATCGTCGTCTACGCCCTCAGCGTGTGGCACACACTGCTCTACAGCACCAATGTCTGGTACGAGGGCTGGCCGCGCACGGTGCTCTGGCTGCTCCAGGTCCCGATCGCTCTGCTCCTGCTCTGGCGGCTGATCAGACCTGCCCGGCGCGGGGAGCGGCTCGACATGGCGGCGGAGCGGCAGGGTCTGCTGCCCGCCTGGTCGCGGCTGGCCGGGCGAATACTGGTGGCCGTCATCGCCGTGCTGCTGATCGTGGTGGCCGTGACCGGGTTGGACGGCGGTCGGCTGCGACCCGAGCACGGGGGTGAGGTGCACGATCACGCCGATCCGCACGAGCACGAGGACTCCGGCTGA
- a CDS encoding ABC transporter permease, with product MRTTDGVLAFVVSRLLVAVVTLGVLSVVVFWATEVLPGDAVGVLSGSDATEAERAAVRDALGLDRPAPERYLDWIGGALRGDLGVSMVSGRPVDEILLPRLVNTLVLVGTAVVLIAVVSVTIGLLAGMRANRALDRVLSSATMGLIATPDFLLATLLLTVFATMLGVLPAVSLVPLGDFAWQHVELLVLPTAALVLGGLGGTTRLVRSSVISVVRSPYIENARLNGARGLHLALAHVLPNALGPGVQALAIMAAGLLGGGIVVETLFNYPGIGFELTQAVATRDVPVVAGLSLALSACTLVILLLGDLTARLLGGRARRGDGE from the coding sequence ATGAGGACCACCGACGGCGTGCTCGCGTTCGTCGTGTCCCGCCTCCTCGTCGCGGTCGTCACGCTGGGGGTGCTCTCGGTCGTCGTGTTCTGGGCCACCGAGGTCCTGCCCGGCGATGCCGTCGGCGTCCTCTCGGGCAGTGACGCGACCGAGGCCGAGCGCGCCGCCGTGCGCGATGCGCTCGGCCTCGACCGGCCGGCTCCCGAGCGTTACCTGGACTGGATCGGCGGCGCGCTGCGCGGCGACCTCGGCGTCTCCATGGTCTCCGGCCGACCGGTGGACGAGATCCTGCTCCCCAGGCTCGTCAACACGCTCGTGCTCGTGGGCACAGCGGTGGTGCTGATCGCCGTGGTGTCGGTGACGATCGGGCTGCTCGCAGGCATGCGGGCGAACCGCGCGCTCGACCGCGTGCTCAGTTCGGCCACGATGGGGCTGATCGCGACGCCCGACTTCCTGCTCGCGACCCTGCTGCTCACCGTCTTCGCCACGATGCTGGGCGTGCTCCCCGCCGTGTCGCTCGTCCCGCTGGGCGACTTCGCCTGGCAGCATGTCGAACTCCTCGTCCTGCCCACCGCGGCATTGGTGCTCGGCGGCCTCGGCGGCACCACGCGACTCGTCCGATCCAGCGTGATCAGCGTCGTGCGCAGTCCCTACATCGAGAACGCCCGGCTGAACGGCGCCCGCGGCCTGCACCTGGCGCTGGCGCACGTCCTGCCCAACGCCCTCGGGCCGGGGGTGCAGGCGCTCGCGATCATGGCGGCCGGGCTGCTCGGCGGCGGGATCGTCGTCGAGACGCTGTTCAACTACCCCGGCATCGGCTTCGAACTCACCCAGGCGGTGGCGACTCGCGACGTGCCGGTCGTGGCGGGTCTGAGTCTGGCGTTGAGTGCCTGCACACTGGTGATCCTGCTGCTGGGAGACCTGACCGCCCGCCTGCTCGGTGGACGCGCACGTCGGGGAGACGGCGAGTGA
- a CDS encoding ABC transporter permease, which produces MRAVRHIVGVVLFAVLLFGLLGPFLPLGSTTAVQGAPFASASVAHPLGTDFLGRDTLARVAAGGQTLILQALAATAAVSVVGILLGAATGMAAGRRAAVPLRVLDGLSALPPLFVLVLLASGSPGDDLLVVAAIATVTTPFSVRVIREATHQIRDTAFARTAWARGDGVLHRLRHDVLPGIAEAVWADAGVRFVAAVQLAATAGFLGLTAGAPTANWGRMVRENLVGATINPLPVLVPSILIIALALGFTLLTDRLSARTGADISGAAVV; this is translated from the coding sequence GTGAGGGCCGTCCGCCACATCGTCGGCGTCGTCCTGTTCGCGGTGCTGCTGTTCGGTCTCCTCGGGCCGTTCCTCCCCCTGGGTTCCACGACGGCGGTCCAGGGAGCGCCCTTCGCCTCGGCGTCCGTCGCGCATCCGCTGGGAACCGACTTCCTCGGCCGTGACACGCTGGCTCGGGTGGCCGCGGGCGGGCAGACGTTGATCCTGCAGGCGCTCGCCGCCACCGCCGCCGTGAGCGTCGTCGGCATCCTGCTGGGCGCGGCGACGGGTATGGCCGCCGGACGTCGGGCAGCCGTGCCGCTGCGAGTCCTCGACGGCCTCTCGGCGCTGCCTCCGCTGTTCGTCCTCGTGCTGCTGGCCTCGGGCTCTCCCGGCGACGATCTCCTGGTGGTGGCCGCGATCGCGACCGTCACCACGCCCTTCTCCGTCCGGGTCATCCGCGAGGCGACGCACCAGATCCGCGACACCGCGTTCGCCAGGACGGCCTGGGCCAGGGGCGACGGCGTCCTGCATCGCCTCCGCCACGACGTGCTCCCCGGGATCGCCGAGGCGGTCTGGGCCGACGCGGGCGTCCGCTTCGTCGCGGCCGTCCAGCTCGCGGCGACAGCGGGCTTCCTCGGGCTCACCGCGGGCGCACCGACGGCGAACTGGGGCCGGATGGTCCGAGAGAACCTCGTGGGAGCGACGATCAACCCGCTGCCCGTCCTGGTGCCCTCGATTCTGATCATCGCGCTGGCACTCGGCTTCACCCTGCTCACCGATCGTCTCTCCGCGCGTACGGGCGCCGACATCAGCGGGGCGGCGGTCGTGTGA